From Streptomyces yatensis, one genomic window encodes:
- a CDS encoding DUF2267 domain-containing protein, with amino-acid sequence MPVQSEYAPTAAEMTFDQMLEKVRYEGAYPTRERAETVVRAVLAGLGRQLTGDERVDLAARLPVEAARVLAEQIPAPEPLTGWGFVKDIATRVGGTPATARWDTGSVLKVVTQLAGDGLVDRILAQLPSGYALLFGRIELTRAA; translated from the coding sequence ATGCCGGTCCAGTCCGAATACGCCCCGACCGCGGCGGAGATGACGTTCGACCAGATGCTGGAGAAGGTCCGCTACGAAGGGGCCTACCCCACCCGTGAACGGGCCGAGACGGTCGTCCGTGCCGTGCTCGCCGGCCTGGGCCGGCAGCTCACCGGCGATGAGCGGGTCGACCTCGCCGCCCGTCTGCCCGTGGAGGCGGCCCGGGTGCTCGCCGAACAGATCCCCGCCCCCGAGCCCCTCACCGGCTGGGGCTTCGTCAAGGACATCGCCACCCGGGTGGGCGGCACTCCCGCCACCGCTCGCTGGGACACCGGCTCCGTCCTCAAGGTCGTCACGCAACTCGCGGGAGACGGCCTGGTGGACCGTATCCTCGCCCAGCTTCCCTCCGGCTATGCCCTCCTGTTCGGCCGGATCGAGCTGACGCGCGCGGCCTGA
- a CDS encoding alpha/beta fold hydrolase, with translation MRVVFVHGACVRDGSWWWHRTAELLEKRDVPSVAPALPSCGEAGLPGGVDGPGLPEDVAAVRQVLRAGDEPTVVVAHSYGGIVTAEAAAGVGSVRHLLLVSSYLPEVGQSLSDFGDGSPAPFLDVDPDAGTFGVRPGLLVDTFLQDCDPEVQARAADHLARQSVRVTGQPVGAAAWQQVPSTYLVCAQDRGTPPRLQREFARRADSVVELDAGHHPFLSQPESVRDLLLSL, from the coding sequence ATGAGAGTGGTCTTCGTGCACGGGGCGTGCGTGCGGGACGGGTCGTGGTGGTGGCACCGCACCGCCGAGCTGCTGGAGAAGCGGGACGTACCGAGCGTGGCACCCGCGCTGCCGAGCTGCGGCGAGGCGGGTCTGCCCGGCGGCGTCGACGGTCCCGGGCTGCCCGAGGATGTCGCCGCGGTGCGGCAGGTGCTGCGGGCCGGCGACGAGCCGACCGTCGTGGTCGCCCACAGCTACGGCGGCATCGTCACCGCGGAAGCCGCCGCGGGCGTCGGGTCGGTGCGCCACCTGCTACTGGTCTCCAGCTACCTGCCCGAGGTCGGGCAGAGCCTGTCGGACTTCGGGGACGGCAGCCCCGCCCCGTTCCTCGACGTCGACCCCGACGCCGGCACGTTCGGGGTCCGCCCCGGACTGCTCGTGGACACCTTCCTGCAGGACTGCGACCCCGAGGTCCAGGCGCGGGCGGCGGACCACCTCGCCCGGCAGAGCGTGCGGGTGACCGGGCAGCCGGTCGGGGCGGCCGCATGGCAGCAGGTGCCCTCGACGTACCTCGTCTGCGCCCAGGACCGGGGCACCCCGCCGAGGCTGCAGCGGGAGTTCGCCCGCCGGGCCGACAGCGTCGTCGAACTCGACGCCGGCCACCACCCGTTCCTGTCCCAGCCCGAATCGGTCCGGGACCTGCTGCTGAGCCTGTGA
- a CDS encoding type III effector protein produces the protein MVNPEESHEPAPHPAPTSFPATSAALEAINEVVRTATAPPDRGPEAPRTSSEQALAALLLLREVRDQLAGWEPWLIETAREAGASWAELAHPLGVASRQAAERRYLRVRPGSPGATGEQRVQATRDRRAADRTVTSWARGNAADLRRLAGQVTALTDLPAEARDHIARLTDALAHDDAAQLVAPLAEAHQHLTERHIELADRVDTVARHADELRQASGDQRRGTD, from the coding sequence ATGGTCAACCCGGAGGAGTCTCACGAACCCGCCCCCCACCCCGCCCCCACGTCGTTCCCTGCCACCTCGGCGGCGCTGGAGGCCATCAACGAGGTCGTGCGCACCGCCACCGCCCCACCAGACCGAGGGCCGGAGGCACCCCGGACCAGCTCGGAGCAGGCCCTGGCCGCGCTGTTGCTGCTGCGGGAGGTCAGGGACCAGCTCGCCGGATGGGAGCCGTGGCTGATCGAGACGGCCCGCGAGGCGGGCGCCAGCTGGGCCGAGCTCGCCCATCCCCTGGGCGTGGCGAGCCGCCAGGCCGCCGAGCGTCGTTACCTGCGCGTACGACCCGGGTCCCCCGGTGCCACCGGCGAACAGCGAGTGCAGGCCACCCGTGACCGCCGCGCCGCGGACCGCACCGTCACCTCATGGGCCCGGGGCAACGCGGCCGATCTGCGGCGGCTCGCCGGGCAAGTCACCGCCCTCACCGATCTGCCCGCCGAGGCCCGCGACCACATCGCCCGACTGACGGACGCCCTCGCCCACGACGACGCCGCCCAGCTCGTCGCCCCGCTCGCCGAAGCCCATCAGCACCTGACGGAACGTCATATCGAGCTCGCGGACCGCGTCGACACCGTGGCCCGCCACGCCGACGAGCTGCGGCAAGCGAGCGG
- a CDS encoding Hsp20/alpha crystallin family protein, translating into MLMRTDPFRELDRLTQQLMGSSGTWSRPSTMPMDAYREGDDYVIALDLPGVSTDAIDIDVERNMLTVKAERRPITKADDVQMELSERPLGVFSRQLMLADTLDTERIEADYEAGVLTLRIPIAERAKPRKIAIGEGAERKQIRG; encoded by the coding sequence ATGTTGATGCGCACCGACCCGTTCCGCGAGCTCGACCGGCTCACCCAGCAGCTCATGGGCTCGTCCGGCACCTGGTCCAGGCCGTCCACCATGCCGATGGACGCCTACCGTGAGGGTGACGACTATGTGATCGCCCTCGACCTCCCCGGCGTCTCGACCGACGCGATCGATATCGATGTCGAGCGGAACATGCTCACCGTCAAGGCGGAGCGGCGGCCGATCACCAAGGCCGACGATGTGCAGATGGAGCTGTCCGAGCGGCCGCTCGGAGTCTTCTCCCGCCAGCTGATGCTGGCCGACACCCTCGACACCGAGCGCATCGAGGCGGACTACGAAGCAGGTGTCCTGACGCTGCGCATCCCGATCGCCGAGCGGGCCAAGCCCCGCAAGATCGCCATCGGCGAGGGCGCCGAGCGCAAGCAGATCCGGGGCTGA